Proteins found in one Rhizobium sp. NZLR1 genomic segment:
- the treY gene encoding malto-oligosyltrehalose synthase — protein MTLPTATYRIQFRNGMTFDRVCDLVPYLKTLGISHLYASPIFTAVSGSAHGYDVTDANEIDPALGGRAGFDRLTESLASAGMGLILDIVPNHMAASPENGWWRDVLAFGHQSAYAGHFDIDWSEPLTLPQLGQDFERALADGELRITLDETHGTFAFGYFETLLPLNPSCYGAIANRLDDPVATRIAEAAEVTSGENLARAMRDILFEGGDRAILRQKLDDVSSDRDFLKSLHEGQHWRLTHWHEAARHLSYRRFFEVTGLVGTRVENPPVFEDMHCLTIELVRHGKVQGLRIDHVDGLAEPKAYLDRLREAVGPDTYIVVEKILGAGEVLPESWPVAGTTGYEFIAALSELFVDGGGLRRLDDAYRGVARETGDLEEGRRLAKRQMVERNFAGETGRLVSIAAGVFPEINRDEIAKALSELLIAFPVYRTYGDGGPLAWQDSAVLAATASQAIAELDDRRALDHVLKLLEGKVDGDPAHEFRIRFQQLSGPVMAKATEDTLFYRYNRLLAANEVGSEPGKAPDGPDGFHRRMAERARLQPHGLSATATHDTKRGEDARARLYALSEGADVFVQALARWREMNRPWLKDLPDGVAPEPNIEWMLYQALAGIWPEDFDRGQMEELRQRLTDYAVKAVREAKLHTDWVEQDSAYEEAVTTYAAALVSPENDAFLEDFERVLQPFIAAGYLNSLSQTLLKLTAPGIPDIYQGTEGFDFSLVDPDNRRLVDHARLTAWLDEAGPIAKLQAAALKQRIVGIGLQLRQRHPDLFIRGDYLPLKVTGSRRDHVLAFARVHASDFAIVAAPRLMFGWLDPGVLFAGPEFWEDTAIAVPSPLHGLKADLVTGKTIEPGGSISVAALLGSQPVGLISPI, from the coding sequence ATGACACTTCCGACCGCGACCTACCGGATACAATTCCGCAACGGCATGACCTTCGATCGCGTCTGCGACCTCGTTCCCTATCTCAAGACGCTCGGCATCAGCCATCTCTACGCCTCGCCAATCTTCACCGCCGTCAGCGGCTCCGCCCACGGTTATGACGTCACCGACGCCAACGAGATCGACCCGGCGCTCGGCGGCCGCGCGGGGTTCGACCGGCTGACGGAGAGCCTCGCTTCGGCCGGCATGGGACTGATCCTCGACATCGTCCCGAACCACATGGCCGCTTCGCCGGAAAACGGCTGGTGGCGCGACGTACTGGCATTCGGCCATCAAAGCGCCTATGCGGGCCACTTCGACATCGACTGGAGCGAGCCGCTGACCCTGCCGCAGCTCGGCCAGGATTTCGAGCGCGCGCTCGCTGATGGCGAGCTGCGCATTACGCTGGACGAAACGCATGGCACCTTCGCCTTCGGTTATTTCGAGACGCTGTTGCCGCTCAACCCCAGCTGTTACGGCGCGATCGCAAACCGGCTCGACGATCCGGTGGCAACGAGAATAGCAGAGGCTGCGGAGGTCACCTCCGGCGAGAACCTCGCCCGGGCGATGCGCGACATCCTCTTCGAAGGCGGCGATCGGGCGATCCTCCGGCAAAAACTCGACGACGTCTCGTCCGACCGCGATTTCCTTAAAAGCCTGCATGAGGGACAGCACTGGCGGCTCACCCATTGGCATGAAGCGGCACGGCATCTGAGCTATCGCCGTTTTTTCGAGGTCACCGGACTGGTCGGTACCCGCGTCGAAAATCCCCCGGTGTTCGAGGACATGCATTGCCTGACGATCGAGCTGGTGCGCCACGGCAAGGTGCAGGGGCTGCGCATCGACCATGTCGACGGGCTCGCCGAACCCAAGGCCTATCTCGACCGGCTGCGGGAAGCGGTCGGGCCCGATACCTATATCGTCGTGGAAAAGATCCTTGGGGCTGGCGAGGTCCTGCCGGAAAGCTGGCCGGTGGCGGGCACCACCGGATATGAATTCATCGCGGCGCTGAGCGAACTCTTCGTCGACGGCGGCGGCCTGCGCAGATTGGACGATGCCTATCGTGGCGTCGCCCGAGAGACAGGCGATCTCGAGGAGGGCCGGCGGCTTGCCAAGCGACAGATGGTCGAGCGCAATTTCGCCGGCGAGACCGGCAGGCTGGTATCGATCGCGGCAGGGGTCTTCCCCGAGATAAACAGAGACGAGATCGCCAAGGCGCTCAGCGAACTGCTGATCGCCTTTCCCGTCTACCGCACCTATGGCGATGGCGGCCCGCTCGCCTGGCAGGATTCAGCCGTCCTTGCCGCGACCGCATCGCAAGCCATAGCAGAGCTCGATGATCGTCGCGCCCTCGACCATGTGCTGAAGCTTCTCGAAGGCAAGGTCGACGGTGATCCAGCCCACGAATTCCGTATCCGCTTCCAGCAGTTGAGCGGGCCTGTGATGGCGAAGGCGACGGAGGATACGCTATTTTACCGCTATAACAGGTTGCTTGCCGCCAACGAGGTCGGCAGCGAACCCGGCAAGGCGCCCGACGGTCCGGACGGATTCCATCGTCGCATGGCCGAGCGGGCGCGGCTGCAGCCGCACGGGCTGTCGGCAACCGCCACCCACGATACCAAACGCGGCGAGGATGCGCGCGCAAGGCTCTATGCGCTGAGCGAGGGCGCGGATGTGTTCGTGCAGGCGCTGGCGCGCTGGCGTGAGATGAACCGGCCGTGGCTGAAGGACCTGCCGGATGGCGTAGCGCCGGAGCCGAATATCGAATGGATGCTCTATCAGGCGCTGGCCGGCATCTGGCCGGAAGATTTCGACAGAGGACAGATGGAAGAGCTTCGTCAGCGCTTGACCGATTACGCGGTCAAGGCAGTGCGCGAGGCGAAACTCCACACTGATTGGGTGGAACAGGATTCCGCTTACGAAGAAGCGGTGACGACCTATGCAGCGGCGCTGGTGTCGCCCGAGAATGACGCCTTCCTTGAGGATTTCGAAAGGGTGCTGCAGCCCTTCATCGCAGCCGGCTACCTCAACAGCCTGTCGCAGACGCTGCTCAAGCTGACGGCGCCGGGCATTCCCGACATCTACCAGGGCACGGAAGGCTTCGATTTCAGTCTTGTCGATCCCGACAACCGACGCCTGGTCGATCATGCACGGCTGACCGCCTGGCTTGATGAAGCCGGACCGATCGCCAAGCTACAGGCGGCGGCGTTAAAGCAGCGCATCGTCGGGATCGGCCTGCAGCTGCGCCAGCGGCATCCGGACCTCTTTATAAGAGGCGACTATCTGCCGCTGAAGGTGACGGGCAGCCGGCGCGATCATGTGCTGGCTTTTGCCCGGGTGCATGCCAGTGATTTTGCCATCGTCGCCGCACCCCGGCTGATGTTCGGCTGGCTCGACCCGGGCGTGCTGTTTGCCGGCCCGGAATTTTGGGAGGATACGGCGATCGCCGTCCCCTCCCCTCTTCACGGGCTGAAGGCGGATCTGGTGACCGGAAAGACGATCGAACCCGGCGGCAGCATCTCGGTCGCCGCCCTGCTCGGCAGCCAGCCGGTCGGGTTGATCAGCCCGATCTGA